The following proteins come from a genomic window of Venturia canescens isolate UGA chromosome 4, ASM1945775v1, whole genome shotgun sequence:
- the Yif1 gene encoding protein YIF1B isoform X2: MNYNHSGARRGKPKRILDPSTGLSSPASPPSQQQQLPQQPAYTYNQQQQQQSTPHQQQPQSPPIPPRYGFEPMQSASPYEPRRADGYSSQQFASTLLAEPIVTNMALQYGNALVGSSKQQLEKYVPVSAIKYYFAVDTDYVFVKLAMLFLPFTHKDWSVKYEQDGPLQPRYERNAPDMYIPTMAFLTYVVMAALSLGMQERFSPEHLGILASTALAWGFVELLVHWITLYVMNIETSLTSLDLLAYCGYKYVGINAALLFSLVFRRIGYYAVLCYYGVSLATFLTRSLKLRVVPEGHTSYTASGNKRRLYFILFVAFIQPLLMWWLSYHLI, encoded by the exons ATGAACTACAATCATTCGGGAGCTAGGAGAG GAAAGCCAAAGAGGATACTGGATCCTTCGACAGGGCTGTCCAGTCCTGCATCACCTCCGTCTCAGCAACAGCAGCTGCCACAGCAGCCAGCTTACACATACAATCAGCAG caacaacaacaatcaACACCGCATCAACAACAACCACAATCTCCGCCAATACCTCCTCGATATGGGTTTGAGCCGATGCAATCGGCATCCCCCTATGAGCCTCGGCGTGCGGATGGCTATTCGAGTCAACAATTTGCTAGTACTCTGCTAGCCGAACCCATTGTAACTAACATGGCTCTGCAGTACGGAAACGCTCTGGTTGGCTCGAGCAAACAACAGCTAGAAAAATATGTGCCTGTATCAGCTATAAAATATTACTTTGCTGTCGACACCGATTATGTTTTTGTCAAACTGGCAATGCTTTTTCTTCCGTTCACCCATAAA gaTTGGTCAGTCAAGTACGAGCAGGATGGTCCGTTGCAGCCGAGGTACGAGAGAAACGCTCCGGACATGTACATTCCGACCATGGCATTTCTGACGTACGTCGTAATGGCCGCCCTTTCGCTGGGTATGCAGGAACGTTTCAGTCCGGAGCATTTGGGCATTCTTGCGAGTACAGCTCTCGCGTGGGGCTTCGTAGAGCTACTAGTACACTGGATCACGCTATACGTTATGAATATCGAGACGAGTTTGACGAGTCTCGATCTTTTGGCTTATTGCGGCTACAAATACGTCGGCATAAACGCCGctcttcttttttccctcgtttttCGAAGGATCGGTTACTACGCTGTTCTTTGTTACTATGGTGTATCACTGGCGACCTTCCTAACCCGATCATTGAAACTCCGAGTCGTCCCGGAGGGTCACACTTCTTACACGGCATCGGGCAACAAAAGGAGGCTCTACTTTATACTTTTCGTTGCTTTCATTCAACCGCTGCTCATGTGGTGGTTGTCCTATCATCTTATATAG
- the Yif1 gene encoding protein YIF1B isoform X1, with protein sequence MNYNHSGARRGKPKRILDPSTGLSSPASPPSQQQQLPQQPAYTYNQQVPTNMPGMPMPEYSFEIPQQQQQSTPHQQQPQSPPIPPRYGFEPMQSASPYEPRRADGYSSQQFASTLLAEPIVTNMALQYGNALVGSSKQQLEKYVPVSAIKYYFAVDTDYVFVKLAMLFLPFTHKDWSVKYEQDGPLQPRYERNAPDMYIPTMAFLTYVVMAALSLGMQERFSPEHLGILASTALAWGFVELLVHWITLYVMNIETSLTSLDLLAYCGYKYVGINAALLFSLVFRRIGYYAVLCYYGVSLATFLTRSLKLRVVPEGHTSYTASGNKRRLYFILFVAFIQPLLMWWLSYHLI encoded by the exons ATGAACTACAATCATTCGGGAGCTAGGAGAG GAAAGCCAAAGAGGATACTGGATCCTTCGACAGGGCTGTCCAGTCCTGCATCACCTCCGTCTCAGCAACAGCAGCTGCCACAGCAGCCAGCTTACACATACAATCAGCAG GTACCTACCAATATGCCTGGGATGCCAATGCCCGAATATAGCTTTGAAATAccgcagcaacaacaacaatcaACACCGCATCAACAACAACCACAATCTCCGCCAATACCTCCTCGATATGGGTTTGAGCCGATGCAATCGGCATCCCCCTATGAGCCTCGGCGTGCGGATGGCTATTCGAGTCAACAATTTGCTAGTACTCTGCTAGCCGAACCCATTGTAACTAACATGGCTCTGCAGTACGGAAACGCTCTGGTTGGCTCGAGCAAACAACAGCTAGAAAAATATGTGCCTGTATCAGCTATAAAATATTACTTTGCTGTCGACACCGATTATGTTTTTGTCAAACTGGCAATGCTTTTTCTTCCGTTCACCCATAAA gaTTGGTCAGTCAAGTACGAGCAGGATGGTCCGTTGCAGCCGAGGTACGAGAGAAACGCTCCGGACATGTACATTCCGACCATGGCATTTCTGACGTACGTCGTAATGGCCGCCCTTTCGCTGGGTATGCAGGAACGTTTCAGTCCGGAGCATTTGGGCATTCTTGCGAGTACAGCTCTCGCGTGGGGCTTCGTAGAGCTACTAGTACACTGGATCACGCTATACGTTATGAATATCGAGACGAGTTTGACGAGTCTCGATCTTTTGGCTTATTGCGGCTACAAATACGTCGGCATAAACGCCGctcttcttttttccctcgtttttCGAAGGATCGGTTACTACGCTGTTCTTTGTTACTATGGTGTATCACTGGCGACCTTCCTAACCCGATCATTGAAACTCCGAGTCGTCCCGGAGGGTCACACTTCTTACACGGCATCGGGCAACAAAAGGAGGCTCTACTTTATACTTTTCGTTGCTTTCATTCAACCGCTGCTCATGTGGTGGTTGTCCTATCATCTTATATAG